The Microbacterium sp. W4I20 genome segment CACATGAGCGAGTTCGTGAGCGAGAGTCTTCACGCGGGCCGCGGGATCCATGTTCTCTCGGACGGTCACGGTCTTCTCGGTATAGTCGGTGACGCCATTCGCGCCGTAGATCATGCCCTCGTGCGCGACGTCGAGAACAGTGAACCCGGCCGCTTCGATCTGCCGTGCGATGCCATTCCAGAGCCCAGACGGGGCCTCGTCCTTCAGCAGAGTCGGCGTCGGTGGCGTCGGAAGCGCGTCGCCGGAAGTCTGGGAGACATCCCACACGTACGCGGGGCGAACACCGATCATCTTCGAGCGCACAATCTCACCGGGACGCGGTTTCTCGAAGCGATTGAGTCGTCGCCACGATGCCGGATCGGATGGATTGGGTGACGCGAAACGCCCCGTTACGGGGGCGAGGATCTGATAGCCGGGCTGTCCCTTCCCCACCTGGCGCCCCAGATGCTGCCACTGCTTGTACCCGGCGACGTACGACGGCGTCGGCTCCGATACGAGTCCTGCTTCGTGGGCCAGAGAGTGCTGGGTCCAGATCAGCAAAGTGTTGTTGAAAGAGCGGCTGCGGAAACGGGCCGCGAAGGTGAGTGCCTTCGCCCAGTCGTCCCCAGACACAAGTCGATCGACGGCCTCCGCCAGCTTCTCGTGGACCTCGTCAAGCTTGGCTTCGCGCGCTGCGTGGCGATCTTCGGTCGCGACCATCGGATGGCCTCCTCTCTGGGACGCCACAACCGGGATAGGCGCGGCGACACACCAGAGAGGTGGGCGCGGACGCCCGCGAGAGAACGATGGGGGATGCGGCGGCACGGCTCGCGCACGCTCGTCGCGCGCGAGCATGGCAGAGCGCGCAGTCGTTATCGTCATGGTTCTGGGCATGATTCGCCTCCCTTTGAGCAGGAGTGCAGTCGCGCCACATCACGAGCGTTGAGCATGCTCAAACGGTCTGGGATTTCAGTTCTAACATCGACGTTGAGCATGCGCAACTGTTGATTTGGTCATGCTCAACGGGTAAATTGAGCTTGCACAAAGGAGGTCAGCGAGTATGACCGAAGACGAGAGCAAGGATGCGGCAGCGGATCTCGCGAGACGCCTGCGGCTGCTGCTCGACGTCGCAATCGCCGAGTCTGGTGCTGAACCGACGTACTCGCAGATTGCCGCCTACTTGGGTGACCGCGGCACCAATCTGTCGAGATCGCGCTGGACCTACATGGTGAACGGCCACCGCTACGTGCAGGATCCGGAGGTGTTCGAGGGACTGGCGGCATTCTTTGACGTTGACGCCGAGTTCCTTTTGGGTGCGGATGGGGCCGCGGTCCCG includes the following:
- a CDS encoding ArdC-like ssDNA-binding domain-containing protein, with protein sequence MVATEDRHAAREAKLDEVHEKLAEAVDRLVSGDDWAKALTFAARFRSRSFNNTLLIWTQHSLAHEAGLVSEPTPSYVAGYKQWQHLGRQVGKGQPGYQILAPVTGRFASPNPSDPASWRRLNRFEKPRPGEIVRSKMIGVRPAYVWDVSQTSGDALPTPPTPTLLKDEAPSGLWNGIARQIEAAGFTVLDVAHEGMIYGANGVTDYTEKTVTVRENMDPAARVKTLAHELAHVLMHGPDQDVVTQHRGIGEVEAESVALMIGAAHGMDTSGYTIPYVSTWAAQVDGQEPAEIVRATGERVRAAAMKILDQLDTEMLGDGTPPGLERSSARIGVATSSRASHTLTTSTNAERAALTESRSLR